From the Dehalococcoidales bacterium genome, one window contains:
- a CDS encoding class I SAM-dependent methyltransferase, which yields MAEGNKVQWVYSSKNNRELVERYDQWARDYDADLADDFDYRSPQMAAEVFARYVPRNARVLDAGAGTGLVGEILAGMGYSTLVAMDMSPGMLEEARKKSVYTELHRMVMGEPLDFPTDSFDAVICVGTLTVAHAPASSLDELVRITRPGGYIAYTLRPDVYQKDGFKEKQSELESAGKWKLVEATEPLQTLPRGEPDVLMQVWVYRV from the coding sequence ATGGCGGAAGGGAACAAGGTCCAGTGGGTCTACTCCTCGAAGAATAACCGTGAGCTGGTGGAGCGCTACGACCAGTGGGCCAGGGACTATGATGCAGACCTTGCCGATGATTTCGACTACCGCAGCCCGCAAATGGCTGCCGAGGTTTTCGCCCGATACGTTCCCCGGAACGCCAGAGTCCTGGATGCAGGCGCCGGTACCGGGCTGGTGGGAGAGATACTGGCCGGTATGGGATACAGTACCCTGGTCGCCATGGACATGTCGCCGGGAATGCTGGAGGAGGCTCGCAAGAAGAGCGTCTACACCGAGCTCCACCGGATGGTCATGGGTGAGCCACTGGACTTTCCCACGGACTCCTTTGACGCCGTTATTTGCGTTGGCACGCTTACCGTAGCGCATGCTCCGGCTAGCTCCCTCGATGAACTGGTGCGTATCACCAGGCCCGGGGGGTACATAGCCTACACCCTCCGCCCGGACGTCTATCAGAAGGACGGTTTCAAGGAAAAGCAGTCCGAGCTGGAATCAGCGGGTAAGTGGAAACTGGTGGAAGCGACCGAGCCGCTCCAGACACTCCCCAGGGGCGAGCCGGACGTCCTCATGCAGGTATGGGTATACCGGGTCTGA